The Solibacillus sp. FSL R7-0668 genome includes the window AGTTAAAGGGTAATAAAGAGCAAATCGTGATTACTGAAATTCCGTTTGAAGTGAATAAAGCCAATATGATTCGTAAAATGGATGAGTTACGGGTGAGTGACCGCCGTTTAGATGGCATTGCAGAAATTCGCGATGAATCCGATCGAGATGGCCTTCGCATTGTCATTGAATTGAAGAAAGATGTACAGGCACAAGGTATTCTGCATTTCTTATTAAAATCAACAGACCTACAAGTATCGTATAACTTTAATATGATTGCGATTCATAACCGCCGTCCAATGATGATGACCCTACCATTAATGCTAGATGCCTACATCGATCACCAAAAGGAGATCGTGCGACGTCGTACAGCCTTTGATTTAAAGCGTGCCAAAGACCGTTTACATATTGTCGAAGGGTTAATGAAGGCATTATCGATTTTAGATCAAGTTATTGAAACGATTCGTGCGTCAAAGGACAAGCGCGATGCCAAAAATAATATTATCGACAAATTCGGCTTTACAGAAGTGCAAGCTGAAGCGATTGTCAGCTTGCAACTGTATCGTTTAACAAATACTGATATTACACAGCTACAACAAGAGCAAGAAGAGCTGAATCAACAAATCGTTAAATTAACGGCGATTTTAGAAGATGAAAAGAAGCTCATTCGTGTCATTAAAACAGAGCTTACAGACATTAAAAAGCGCTTCTCATTACCTCGTCTTTCTACAATTGAAGCGGAAATCGAGGAAATCAAAGTAACGCGTGATGTACTCGTGCCAAGTGAAGAGGTTGTTGTTACGGTGACGAAGGATGGCTATGTCAAACGGACAAGCCTTCGTTCGTACAACGCGTCAAACGGCAAAGATTTCGCGATGAAAGAATCCGATTATTTGCTATATGAAGCGCATTCCAATACGCAGCACCACTTACTGCTCTTTACCAATCGAGGCAACTATATTTATCAGCCGGTGCATGAGTTGCCAGATATTCGTTGGAAAGACTTAGGCCAGCATATTTCAAGTATTGTGCCACTTGATCAAAACGAAGAAATCATCGAGGTCATTGGCATTGAAACATTTGAACAACAGGATGTTTTTGTGTTTACGGCAACGAAAGATGGTCAAATTAAGCGTTCAGCGCTAGCAGATTATGTTGTAACACGTTATTCAAAGCCAATTAAGACAATGAATCTAAAAGGCGAGGACGAGATGATCTTCGCGCGTCTTGTGACGGAAAATGAAGAAGTATTGCTATCGACCAATACAAGCTATACAATTCGTTTCCCAATGAATGATTTGCCGATTACTGGGGTCAAAACGGCTGGTGTAAAAGGGATGGTTATTAAAGAAGGCGAGCATTTAGCCGGTGTAGCTATTTTAACGCCTGAAGAAGATCAAGAGTTAATCATTGTGACCCAGCGCGGCGCAGTGAAGCGTATGCTTATCGGAGAAATTGAGTTAGGCAACCGTGCCAAACGCGGGGTTGTCATTTTAAAAGAATTAAAAGCGAATCCACATCGTATTTTTGCGATTTTAGTCGTGAATTTTAGAAATACTTTTACAATTGAAACCGAAAAAGGTATACAAGAATCTATTGCGGTGACGAATTTAACACGTGCTGACCGTTATTCAAATGGCTCATTACGTATCGATACAGAGGGTGACGGTGCGATTATCCGCGCATTTGTGGAGAAGATGGAGTAATCGAGAGCCATTTCATAAAGTTGGCGAACCTTAAATAACGCTAATAAAAAAAGCAAACAATCATTGATACATTAGTGATTGTTTGCTTTTCTTTTGTCTCCAATTCTCCATAAGGAAAGAATTGAATTAGTATTGTATGTCTAGACGACTTTTAACTTGTTTGACCATTTCATGTTTTTCATCATGCATCGCGTCATAAAAGTCGTTAGTATTTTTGAAATCCATTGTGATAAAACGTGTTGCTTGCAAAGCCTGATATAAATCAGCAACATTTTCTTCTGAAATGGAAGTATCCGTTATATAACTATGGAGATAAATTTGGATATCATTTATTCGACCTTGCCATTCGTGATGTACTACACCTCCACTAAACATTAGACTTGTTGTGTAATCCAGCTCAGCAAAAAGCTTGTTTAAATAATCTTTGTCTTCAATCATATCCGTTAAGGGTTGACTGAAATCCCATTCTAAAAGTTCATCAACGGTATTCCGCAATAATAAGTTTGCATAAAAGTATTGATTGCTCATTTCCCTTTCTATTTGATGTACTTGTTCTTTTGCCGTATAAGTCCACCAAATAAGACCACATAAAGCGCCCAGAACTAAGACTCTTACAAGGATTTTTAACTGACCCATCTCTATCACGCTCCAATTTTTAATATAATTGTATCGTATTGGGGGAAAGGCTTGAACCGAAAACAAAAAAGTCGTAATGTAAATGAAAGATAGAATGCTATTTTAGTGGTTTCACGAATTTTGAAATTAGCTAGAAAAGGGAATGACTGAGGATTAGACTAGCATGTTGCTAGTTTTAGAATTTCATATCATATATAAT containing:
- the parC gene encoding DNA topoisomerase IV subunit A; this encodes MSSVEKFQDLPLEEVMGDRFGRYSKYIIQDRALPDTRDGLKPVQRRILFAMFNEGNTNDKPFRKSAKTVGNVIGNYHPHGDSSVYDAMVRMSQDWKSRHMLVEMHGNNGSVDGDPAAAMRYTEARLSTIAGELLRDLNKDTVDFVPNFDDQDMEPTVLPSRFPNLLVNGATGISAGYATDIPPHNLEEALNAVLMRLDNKNCTVDELMTVIKGPDFPTGGIIQGLDGIKKAYETGKGKIIVRSRTEIEQLKGNKEQIVITEIPFEVNKANMIRKMDELRVSDRRLDGIAEIRDESDRDGLRIVIELKKDVQAQGILHFLLKSTDLQVSYNFNMIAIHNRRPMMMTLPLMLDAYIDHQKEIVRRRTAFDLKRAKDRLHIVEGLMKALSILDQVIETIRASKDKRDAKNNIIDKFGFTEVQAEAIVSLQLYRLTNTDITQLQQEQEELNQQIVKLTAILEDEKKLIRVIKTELTDIKKRFSLPRLSTIEAEIEEIKVTRDVLVPSEEVVVTVTKDGYVKRTSLRSYNASNGKDFAMKESDYLLYEAHSNTQHHLLLFTNRGNYIYQPVHELPDIRWKDLGQHISSIVPLDQNEEIIEVIGIETFEQQDVFVFTATKDGQIKRSALADYVVTRYSKPIKTMNLKGEDEMIFARLVTENEEVLLSTNTSYTIRFPMNDLPITGVKTAGVKGMVIKEGEHLAGVAILTPEEDQELIIVTQRGAVKRMLIGEIELGNRAKRGVVILKELKANPHRIFAILVVNFRNTFTIETEKGIQESIAVTNLTRADRYSNGSLRIDTEGDGAIIRAFVEKME